One stretch of Punica granatum isolate Tunisia-2019 chromosome 5, ASM765513v2, whole genome shotgun sequence DNA includes these proteins:
- the LOC116207143 gene encoding nuclear pore complex protein NUP62, whose protein sequence is MSGFSFGSSAASAPSFSFGSSPSPFGSSAHSASAGFSSSSSPNPSSSSAGFPFNPSASSSSPSPLAALNPATTSSSTAAPSSPFGFGSASTAPASVPSFPFGFGSSASSTGSSLFGTPSSAASSGSLLFNAASSAATSGPSLSSAASSAASSASSTFGSAPSTMSSPSPLFGAPAAAAAPSSFGTPSSVAAVSGPSLFGAASSAASSASSLFGAATSVSTPFGTALGSSSPLFGMGSSTASTTSSLLGMPSSTASGPSPFGAPASASAASSGSLFGAAAAPSTGSSGLFGATIAAATTTTTAAPSTLFRTASSSAPATAAAATPSFGNLFSSSSSATSSSFSASTGFSFTKPTASITTSASTAAPTTATTSTTSPSFSFAPASSPSQASFGFSIAATSAPATAASTAPATKSTSFSFASSPAPIFSTVTTTTSASTPAAGSSASAATFPSLVASSSSAATTSAASAATTGSFTGFGVVSTTASSGTTSSVPSFSLSTKVTTPASSHAPSTSPAPAFGITSTTAATTTVTSTSTAASQAPSALVAASSSGATSSVSTPSAAPRMPSEITGKIVEEIIKEWNAELQERTGKFRKQASAIAEWDKRILQNRDVLLRLEIEVAKVVETQASLERQLELIETHQQEVDKALQSIEEEAERIYKDERAILLDDEAASTRDAMYEQAEFIERELEQMTEQIKSIIQNLNSNQGGELAAVDGMTPLDVVVRILNNQLSSLMWIDEKAEEFSSRIQKLAGQGSAAEHELMGPKFWLS, encoded by the exons ATGTCGGGCTTCTCATTCGGATCCTCGGCCGCCTCCGCTCCGTCCTTCTCATTCGGATCCTCCCCTTCCCCTTTCGGATCCTCTGCCCATTCCGCCTCCGCCGGTTTCTCCTCCAGCTCCTCCCCAAACCCTAGCTCCTCCTCCGCCGGTTTCCCCTTCAACCCCTCtgcctcctcctcttctccctcccCCTTGGCCGCCCTCAATCCcgccaccacctcctcctccaccgccGCCCCTTCCTCTCCTTTCGGCTTCGGCTCCGCCTCCACTGCCCCAGCCTCCGTCCCTTCATTTCCATTCGGCTTTGGCTCCTCTGCTTCCAGCACCGGCTCCTCATTGTTTGGCACTCCATCGTCTGCGGCCAGCTCCGGCTCGTTGCTGTTCAACGCTGCGTCATCAGCCGCCACCTCTGGCCCATCGCTGTCCAGCGCCGCATCATCTGCCGCCAGTTCTGCCTCATCCACGTTCGGGTCGGCTCCATCCACTATGAGCTCTCCCTCTCCGTTGTTTGGCGCACCGGCTGCGGCTGCTGCTCCGTCCTCTTTCGGGACTCCGTCCTCAGTTGCGGCAGTCTCGGGCCCGTCCTTGTTTGGGGCTGCTTCATCAGCAGCTAGCTCTGCTTCCTCCCTGTTTGGCGCGGCTACCTCTGTTTCTACTCCGTTCGGTACAGCTTTGGGTTCCAGCTCGCCCTTGTTTGGGATGGGATCGTCCACCGCTAGCACCACCTCTTCCCTTCTTGGGATGCCGTCGTCTACTGCTTCTGGACCATCTCCGTTTGGTGCACCTGCTTCCGCTTCCGCTGCCAGCTCGGGCTCACTTTTTGGAGCAGCGGCAGCTCCGTCCACTGGCAGTTCAGGGCTGTTCGGGGCAACTATAGCCGccgccaccaccaccaccactgCTGCTCCTTCTACACTGTTCAGAACAGCTTCATCTTCAGCTCCAGCTACTGCCGCTGCTGCAACCCCTTCGTTCGGAAATTTGTTCTCATCGAGTTCGAGTGCTACATCATCGTCTTTCTCTGCTTCTACTGGATTTTCTTTCACAAAGCCCACTGCTTCGATCACAACTTCTGCATCAACCGCTGCCCCTACAACAGCAACAACTTCAACTACCAGTCCGAGCTTCTCTTTCGCTCCTGCTTCATCACCTTCGCAAGCTTCTTTTGGGTTCAGCATTGCAGCGACCTCAGCACCTGCCACAGCTGCCTCCACAGCCCCAGCCACAAAATCCACATCTTTCTCATTTGCTTCTTCCCCTGCCCCCATCTTCTCAACGGTTACTACCACCACGAGTGCATCAACACCAGCAGCTGGTAGCTCTGCTTCGGCCGCAACGTTTCCATCATTGGTAGCGAGTTCGTCATCAGCAGCCACGACTTCAGCAGCTTCAGCTGCTACTACTGGTTCATTTACCGGTTTTGGTGTGGTTTCCACTACTGCTTCTTCGGGGACCACCAGCTCTGTTCCAAGCTTCTCTTTGTCAACTAAGGTTACAACTCCGGCTTCGTCACATGCCCCCTCGACCAGTCCTGCCCCTGCATTTG GCATTACTTCTACTACTGCTGCCACAACCACTGTTACCTCTACCAGTACAGCTGCTAGCCAGGCACCATCAGCTCTTGTTGCTGCTTCCAGTAGTGG GGCAACTTCAAGTGTAAGCACACCTTCTGCTGCACCAAGAATGCCATCTGAAATCACTGGGAAGATAGTTGAGGAG ATCATTAAGGAGTGGAACGCTGAACTGCAAGAGCGAACAGGGAAATTTCGGAAGCAAGCCAGTGCAATAGCTGAATGGGATAAGAGGATTTTGCAAAATCGTGATGTTCTTCTTAGGCTTGAG attGAAGTAGCAAAAGTGGTTGAGACGCAAGCTAGTTTGGAGAGACAGCTGGAACTAATTGAAACTCATCAGCAAGAG GTTGACAAGGCTTTGcagagcattgaagaagaagctgagcGCATTTATAAGGACGAACGTGCAATACTTCTTGATGATGAAGCTGCATCTACAAGAGATGCAAT GTATGAGCAAGCTGAGTTTATAGAGAGGGAGCTGGAGCAAATGACCGAACAGATCAAATCAATCATTCAGAACCTAAACTCCAACCAG GGTGGAGAGCTTGCGGCGGTTGATGGGATGACACCATTGGATGTTGTTGTCCGGATATTGAATAATCAGCTGAGCTCCCTAATGTGGATTGATGAGAAG GCTGAGGAGTTCTCCTCCCGTATCCAGAAGCTCGCTGGGCAAGGCTCTGCTGCTGAACACGAACTAATGGGTCCGAAATTCTGGTTGTCCTGA
- the LOC116207144 gene encoding UDP-glycosyltransferase 75C1-like, protein MASYSSTFHFLVVSFPSQGHINPSLLFAKRLLRSGSCVTFATSRSALRQMRESKETFDDLSYAAFSDGYDDGFDIGKHDIQQFMDELKRQGPQTLGELIGNCLTEGREFTHVFYTTLIPWAADVASSFRLRSTLIWTQPATVLDIYYYYFDGYGDVISDAGINSSSPIVLPGLPPLTGRDVPSFFSPENHYSYFLPLMKRQFEILDEQGNSHKVLVNTFDALEEGPLRATRKLNLVGIGPLLPSAFLDGHNPSDTSFGGDIFQGSSKNYTEWLNNNPRASVIYICFGSIHLLTRRQRDELARGLLSSSRPFLWVMRDAGKNDEENGQLIYQEELERQGIIIPWSTQVEVLSHPLEGCFVTHCGWNSTSESLACGVPMVACPQWVDQRTDAKLVEDMWKTGVRANLKSGTIIEGEEIRRCLDLVMGEGEKGEEIRRNARKWKELAKEAAGEGGSSDKNLRAFLEEIASSV, encoded by the exons ATGGCTTCTTACTCTTCCACTTTCCACTTTCTAGTTGTTTCCTTCCCAAGCCAAGGCCACATCAACCCGTCACTCCTATTCGCGAAGCGCCTTCTGCGCTCCGGCTCTTGCGTGACCTTTGCCACTTCAAGGTCTGCCCTCCGCCAGATGCGTGAGTCCAAAGAAACTTTCGATGACTTGTCCTACGCGGCATTCTCAGATGGATACGATGACGGATTCGACATAGGAAAGCACGATATTCAGCAGTTCATGGATGAGCTCAAGAGACAAGGGCCTCAGACTTTAGGAGAGCTTATCGGGAACTGCCTGACAGAAGGGCGAGAATTCACGCATGTGTTCTACACGACGCTCATCCCGTGGGCCGCAGATGTGGCGAGTTCCTTTAGGTTGCGTTCTACGCTCATCTGGACACAGCCTGCAACCGTGTTGGACATCTACTACTATTACTTCGATGGTTACGGAGACGTCATCAGCGATGCAGGTATCAACTCTTCATCCCCGATTGTGCTGCCAGGACTTCCGCCTCTTACAGGCCGCGATGTCCCTTCCTTCTTCTCCCCCGAGAACCATTACAGTTACTTTCTGCCTTTGATGAAGCGCCAGTTCGAGATACTCGATGAGCAGGGCAATAGTCATAAAGTGCTTGTGAATACATTTGACGCATTAGAAGAAGGGCCTCTACGAGCCACTCGTAAGCTTAACTTGGTGGGGATAGGACCTCTACTGCCCTCAGCCTTCTTGGACGGGCACAACCCGTCGGATACATCCTTTGGAGGTGATATCTTCCAAGGTTCTTCAAAGAATTATACTGAATGGCTGAACAACAATCCTCGGGCGTCGGTGATCTATATATGCTTTGGGAGCATCCATCTTCTAACAAGGCGGCAAAGGGATGAACTGGCAAGGGGATTACTATCCAGTAGTCGACCGTTTCTATGG GTGATGAGGGATGCTGGAAAAAATGATGAGGAAAACGGGCAGTTGATCTATCAGGAAGAATTGGAACGACAAGGAATTATCATACCGTGGAGCACGCAAGTCGAGGTTCTGTCCCATCCATTGGAGGGATGCTTTGTGACGCACTGCGGATGGAACTCGACCAGTGAAAGCCTAGCGTGCGGGGTGCCCATGGTGGCATGTCCACAATGGGTCGACCAGAGGACGGATGCGAAACTCGTCGAGGACATGTGGAAGACCGGCGTAAGGGCCAACCTGAAGAGCGGGACGATCATCGAAGGGGAGGAGATAAGGAGGTGCTTGGATTTGGTGatgggagagggagagaagggAGAAGAAATAAGGAGGAATGCAAGGAAGTGGAAGGAGTTGGCTAAGGAGGCTGCTGGGGAAGGAGGGTCTTCGGATAAGAACCTCAGGGCCTTCTTGGAGGAGATTGCAAGCTCAGTTTAA